From the genome of Bordetella sp. H567, one region includes:
- the flhF gene encoding flagellar biosynthesis protein FlhF has product MKITRFFGATHREVMREVRMALGPDALIISSRSIEGGVEVMATDPSAIDDEGRIVFKEPEAAVAGVAAATAKSFDAPAAPARAFDAPAAPARTFDAPAAPARTAGIPAAPARIADTRAYEARSAGHRAAEPAAVEARATAIPAAEPSPRAPATPAYVADDSTFALVDEENGQYQPAGPAAADASQMAEALNALRGALETRIDGLMWGKGLSREPVATTLFRTLMEAGFSANLIRAMLSRLPPRLSVAAAMNWARNELIDHLPVVGNEDELLGNGGVFALVGPTGVGKTTTLAKLAARCVARVGREQVAMLTTDNFRIGAHEQLQIYGRLMGVPTRSVRDVAQLRETLAELGSRKIILIDTTGISQRDRHVAEQAAMLCGAGRPVQRLVVLNAASQGDTLDEVAHAYRNGADEDVRGCIITKIDEASRYAAALDTAIRHRLPIHYVSRGQRVPEHMDVPTAAELVDGAFACLRRPALYTPSEADLAALWSASRDEAGGLLGMDPVRRRQLLASAMLRPQGTTPETEQDMDAALAWINTDPACVQARELWRGFGGERPLATQSLVHMPLDMVRAEFSATCSRHLLVLHGQVAMSGPGMPGGTLMSSLLMSDRGAALAAPVQQLALQHGTVSSIAAGGATHANVADALAARAAWLQAALKPVPVIHLIAAGTAALWQSLSAQGMDWMSRSTGALRVVQDETPTTLQAIGKTLGYVPVGEAGDMVGLTHIAGDAAVPLRLWAAGTEVTLAGRGADATPVRLVCAKLIDPSGKVIQQVYGLTNVGVAQADAATVARWLVLHDHAKTTFRYMSHAWQPLSGSAVGDDSTLRQVLMAGQLGAACWQLAHAPSASVMRRLLQSLMGPERKLPARLVPPALLRFLAMVEMAGEGGAA; this is encoded by the coding sequence TTGAAGATCACCCGCTTTTTCGGTGCCACGCACCGCGAGGTCATGCGCGAAGTGCGCATGGCCCTGGGGCCGGACGCCCTGATCATTTCCAGCCGCAGCATCGAGGGCGGCGTCGAGGTCATGGCGACGGATCCGTCGGCCATCGACGATGAAGGCCGCATCGTATTCAAGGAGCCGGAAGCGGCCGTCGCCGGCGTGGCGGCGGCGACGGCAAAATCCTTCGATGCACCGGCCGCGCCGGCGAGGGCGTTCGATGCACCGGCGGCGCCGGCAAGAACCTTCGATGCACCGGCCGCGCCGGCAAGGACCGCCGGCATACCGGCTGCACCGGCAAGAATCGCCGACACGCGGGCATACGAGGCGCGTAGCGCCGGCCATCGCGCGGCGGAACCCGCCGCGGTCGAGGCCCGGGCCACCGCCATCCCGGCGGCCGAGCCCTCGCCGCGAGCCCCCGCCACGCCGGCGTATGTCGCCGATGACAGCACTTTCGCCCTGGTGGACGAGGAAAACGGCCAGTATCAGCCGGCCGGACCGGCCGCCGCCGACGCCAGCCAGATGGCCGAGGCGCTCAACGCCCTGCGCGGCGCGCTGGAAACGCGTATCGACGGCCTGATGTGGGGCAAGGGCCTGAGCCGCGAGCCCGTCGCCACCACGCTGTTCCGCACTCTCATGGAAGCCGGCTTCAGCGCCAACCTAATCCGCGCCATGCTGTCGCGCCTGCCGCCGCGCCTGTCGGTGGCGGCGGCCATGAACTGGGCGCGCAACGAACTGATCGATCATCTGCCAGTCGTCGGCAACGAAGACGAGCTTCTGGGCAACGGCGGCGTCTTCGCGCTGGTCGGCCCGACCGGCGTGGGCAAGACGACCACGCTGGCCAAGCTGGCCGCGCGCTGCGTGGCCCGCGTGGGGCGCGAACAGGTCGCCATGCTGACCACCGACAATTTCCGGATCGGCGCGCATGAACAGCTGCAGATCTACGGCCGCCTGATGGGCGTGCCGACCCGTTCGGTGCGGGACGTCGCGCAGCTGCGCGAAACGCTGGCCGAGCTGGGCTCGCGCAAGATCATCCTGATCGACACTACGGGTATCAGCCAGCGCGACCGGCATGTCGCCGAACAGGCCGCCATGCTGTGCGGCGCGGGCCGCCCGGTGCAGCGCCTGGTGGTCCTGAACGCGGCCAGCCAGGGCGATACGCTGGACGAAGTCGCGCATGCCTATCGCAACGGCGCCGACGAAGACGTGCGCGGCTGCATCATCACCAAGATCGACGAGGCGTCGCGCTATGCCGCGGCGCTGGACACGGCCATTCGCCATCGGCTGCCCATCCACTACGTATCGCGCGGACAGCGCGTGCCCGAGCACATGGACGTGCCGACGGCGGCCGAACTGGTGGATGGTGCGTTCGCCTGCCTGCGCCGGCCGGCGCTGTACACGCCCAGCGAGGCCGACCTGGCGGCGTTGTGGTCGGCGTCGCGCGACGAAGCCGGCGGGCTGCTGGGCATGGATCCCGTGCGCCGCCGCCAGTTGCTGGCCTCGGCCATGCTGCGGCCGCAGGGCACCACCCCGGAAACCGAGCAGGACATGGATGCCGCGCTGGCGTGGATCAACACCGATCCGGCCTGTGTCCAGGCGCGCGAGTTGTGGCGCGGCTTCGGCGGCGAGCGGCCGCTGGCCACCCAATCCCTGGTTCACATGCCGCTGGACATGGTCCGGGCCGAGTTCTCGGCAACCTGCAGCCGGCACCTGCTGGTGCTGCATGGGCAGGTGGCCATGAGCGGGCCCGGCATGCCGGGCGGGACGCTGATGTCCTCGCTGCTGATGAGCGATCGCGGCGCGGCGCTGGCCGCGCCCGTGCAGCAGCTGGCGCTGCAGCACGGCACGGTCTCGAGTATCGCCGCCGGCGGCGCCACCCATGCCAACGTGGCGGACGCCCTGGCGGCGCGTGCCGCGTGGTTGCAGGCGGCGCTCAAGCCGGTGCCGGTGATACACCTGATCGCGGCGGGCACCGCCGCGCTTTGGCAATCGCTTTCCGCGCAGGGCATGGACTGGATGTCCCGTTCCACCGGTGCGCTGCGGGTGGTGCAGGACGAAACGCCGACGACCCTGCAGGCCATCGGCAAGACGCTGGGCTATGTGCCGGTGGGCGAGGCGGGCGACATGGTGGGCCTGACCCACATTGCCGGCGACGCCGCCGTGCCGCTGCGCCTGTGGGCCGCCGGCACGGAAGTCACGCTGGCGGGACGCGGCGCCGACGCGACGCCGGTGAGGCTGGTCTGCGCCAAGCTGATCGATCCGTCCGGCAAGGTGATCCAGCAAGTCTATGGGTTGACCAATGTCGGCGTGGCGCAGGCGGATGCGGCGACGGTCGCGCGCTGGCTGGTCCTGCACGATCACGCCAAGACCACGTTCCGCTATATGTCGCATGCCTGGCAGCCCTTGTCCGGCAGCGCGGTGGGGGACGATTCCACCCTGCGGCAGGTGCTGATGGCGGGCCAGTTGGGCGCCGCATGCTGGCAGCTGGCGCATGCGCCGTCGGCCTCCGTCATGCGGCGGCTGCTGCAAAGCCTGATGGGGCCGGAGCGCAAGCTGCCGGCTCGCCTGGTGCCGCCGGCACTGCTGCGATTCCTGGCGATGGTCGAGATGGCGGGCGAGGGCGGGGCGGCTTAG
- a CDS encoding flagella synthesis protein FlgN, whose product MNATEKLHECLLEEDALVVEFTELLGSETVALTERQSFNALNAITESKNGIAVRLHELSARRDALLAELGFGPGHPGTTEAAERYPDIAAIWRQLLDRCAAAAGINDRNGALIDMHLRYTEEALDALQSLTKRSSLYEANGRSRQGNTGKTIIAT is encoded by the coding sequence ATGAACGCCACGGAAAAACTGCACGAATGTTTGCTGGAAGAAGATGCGTTGGTCGTCGAATTCACCGAGTTGCTGGGCTCCGAAACCGTCGCGCTGACGGAGCGCCAGTCTTTCAACGCCCTGAACGCCATCACGGAGTCGAAGAACGGCATCGCCGTACGCCTGCATGAGCTGAGCGCCCGCCGCGACGCCCTGCTGGCCGAACTGGGTTTCGGGCCGGGGCACCCGGGCACCACGGAAGCCGCCGAACGCTACCCGGATATCGCGGCGATCTGGCGCCAGCTGCTGGACCGTTGCGCGGCCGCGGCCGGCATCAACGACCGCAACGGTGCGCTGATCGACATGCACCTGCGCTATACCGAGGAAGCACTGGATGCGCTGCAGTCCCTGACCAAGCGCTCCAGCCTGTACGAGGCCAACGGACGGTCGCGCCAGGGAAACACGGGCAAAACCATCATCGCTACTTGA